Sequence from the Ochrobactrum vermis genome:
AGCCGCGCAAAACCCGCACTGCAAGGAAAGCAAAGCATTCAGCCTCTACAGCATCGCCGCGCCAGCCAAGCTTTTCGACGGGGACGAGTTCCACCTTCGCACGCTCAACCAGCATGCCCATCATGGTCGGATTGCGACGCCCACCGCCACTGACTGCGAGTCGTTTCGGCCGACGCGGTAGAATATCCAGAGCCTTGCCCACCGCAGAGGTCGTGAACGCGGTCAGGGTCGCCGCACCATCTTCCTCACCAAGTCCATCGGCCATCGCCTCGGTAAAATCGAATCGATCCAGCGACTTGGGATATGGAGCGGTCAGATAGGGGTGTTTGAGCAGTTCTGCCAGCCGCATCTCGTCTACTTTGCCCTTTGCAGCCAGTGCCCCATCGCGATCCATTTCGCCCAACCCCCGCTTCTTCATGAAGTCATTGATCGGCGCATTGGCAGGGCCAGTGTCGAATGCCACAAGCGCATCACCGCCATCCCACCATGTAATGTTGCCGACACCGCCGAGATTGAGTATCGCTGTATTGCCACTCGCATCGGCACTGCGCAACAACGCGGCATGATATACTGCCGCGAGCGGAGCACCCTGCCCGCCCGCACGTATGTCCGCTGTCCGGAAGTCGTAGGCTACTCGGGTTCCGAGCAGCTCGCTCATCAAGCCGCCATCACCAAGTTGCCGGGTGTCACCTAGCTTGCCTGCATGCGGCGCGCGATGCAGCACCGTTTGTCCATGAAAACCGACAACACCGATATCCGCCATCGACAAACCATTTTCCTCGACCAGTTCCCGCACAGCCACCGACTGCGCGCGCGTCAGCGCTTCCTCGGCCTCGGCAAATACAGCAGGCTCTGGCCCCTCAAAATTCCAGATGCGGGCCTCGGCTTGCGCCTGCTCCAGAAGATCACGAATCCAGCGCGGATAGGGTTTCAACGCATAGGCGCCGAATTCTGCAATAGTTTCACCATCGGTTCTCAAAAGAGCAACGTCGATGTTTCCATCAAGCACGGTGCCAGTCATCAGGCCGACCGCCCATATTGGCTGCATAACGTCTCCTATCCCAATGAAATTGCGTCGCCGACGCCCTGCCGCAGCGCAAGAATACCGCTGTCGGAATGGCGCGTCGGATGGATGCGGTTGGTGAGCAAGGTCCATGCCCTACCCGCTTCAAAATCGATCCACAAGCCAGTTCCCGTGAAACCAGTGTGACCGATCGTGTCCGTCGAATTGAAGTTGCCGCCTGACCAGCCTTGATAGGGTCTTTCCCAGCCATGCGTTCGGGTCGCGGACAATGGCTGGCGCATCAAGCTGATGACATTTTGAGAGGCGCCACTACCATCAAGCAAGCCAATTGCGAAATCGAGTATGGAAGCAGCCGTACCAAACAAACCCGCATGAGCAGCACCCTGCAATGCCGAACAATTGTCGTCATGCACTTCTCCGCAGAGTACGCGATTGCGCCAGGTGCAATCTTCCGTGGCCGCACTTGTTTCAGGCTCCGCCGAGAAAGCAAACCCATTGCCAGGATCCATCTCGCGAATGGTCTTGCCGTAAAGCCTTTCCATCGCAAAGCCGAGCAGGATGAAATTGATGTCCGAATAAACCGGCGTGGATTTTTGCCATTCGCGCTGCAGAATAAATGCGCGCAGCAGCTCCGGATCCCGCCCATAGGTGTAGATGGGTTCGACCGACGGAAATGGTGTCTGGTGACCAAGGCATTCGCGAAAGGTGACTTCGCGCTCCCAGGCGTCGTTATCATACTGCCTCAGATCTGGAAGCAAGCTGATCAACGGGGCATCGAGATCGATGGTTCCTTCCTCAGCCAGCGCCAAAATGCGGGGAGTTGTAAAAATCACCTTTGTCAGCGATGCGAGGTCGAACCATGTATCCGTTGTCATTGCACGTCGGGTCGGAATGACCTGTGCATAACCGGTCGCCCGGACGGCCCGATTCCCGGAGAGATCGACCATTCCAAACACCCCTCCCGGAATACGCCCTGAATCACACGCTTCCGTCAGCAGACGGAAAGCTTTTTCAAAGCGAGCCGTAAAGGCAGTATCGACAGGGTGGCGGACACTTAACTCTGCCATGATGATTATGCCTCAGTCCGGGCCATGTGATCACGGCCGTAAGTCTGCCAATGAGCCGGCATCGGTTCATAACCGAGAGGGCGAACGAGCGACGGTACTTGCCGTGTGTCGAGGGTGAAATGTTCATTGCGCCGATCAATGCTTGGAACGGCAGAGATCAGTCGCTTCGTATAGGAATGTTTCGGCGCAGAAAGAATTGATGCAGCATCGCCGATTTCCACGATCTGCCCGGCATAGACGACTGCAATGCGATGCGCGATGCGCTCTACCACCGCCATATCGTGCGATACGAACAGATAGGCAAGGCCGCGCTCCTTCTGGAGATCGATCAGTAGTTCCAGAACTTTGGCCTGCACTGAAACATCCAGCGCGGAAACGGCTTCGTCCAGCACCAGCACCGAAGGATTAAGCATCAGAGCGCGGGCGATGCAGAGCCGCTGGCGTTGCCCGCCCGAGAATTCATGCGGATATCGCTCCAGACTGTTTGCGGGCAGCCCAACCCGGTCGAGCAGATGCAGCATCTTCTGCCGCGTTTCCACCCCATCACGCCCGCCAACAGCGATAACCGGCTCTGCAAGGATGCTGTCGATACGAAGGCGCGGATTGAGTGATGCATAGGGATTCTGGAAAACCATCTGCACCGAAGAGGAGTTTCGGGCATCCATGGTGCCTTCTACACCGACTTCAAGCTTGCCGCGTGAAGCTTTGACAAGCCCAAGAATGGCCCGTGCAGTCGTCGACTTACCCGAACCGCTCTCCCCCACTACGGCGAGTGTTTCACCCGGCACAAGGTCGAAATCGACACTTTCGACAGCATGAACCGCACCGATTTTGCGGCCAAGGAAACCGCCCTTAACTGGAAACCGGACCGTCAGTCCCTCCACAGCTAGAATAGGCTTTGCACCGGGTTCTGCCGTGCGTGCATTATCGGTTCGTACCGCATTGCCGCTTTCAAAATGCGGCACAGCCTTGAGGAGGTGTTGCGTGTAAGGATGCTGCGGACGGTCGAGTACGGCACTCAGCTCACCTTGTTCGACCGCTTCGCCATGCTGCATCACCATGACCTTGTCGGCCATGCCCGCGACCAGACCAATGTCATGGGTGATGAAAATCATCGCCATGCCGGTTTCGCGCTTCAGCTCTGCGAGCAGTGCCATGATCTGCGCCTGTACCGTAACATCGAGCGCGGTGGTCGGTTCGTCGGCAATCATGAGACGTGGATTACAGGCGAGCGCCGTTGCAATCATCACCCGCTGCAACATACCGCCGGAAAGCTGGTTCGGGCAGTATTTAAGACGCCGTGCAGCGTCTGGAATGCGCACCCGATCAAGCGCGTCCCTGGCTGCAGAAGCGGCCTGTCTTCTGGTAAGCCCGCGGTGGAGACGGAACGATTCCTCAATCTGCGTGCCGATCGTGAGCACAGGATTGAGTGACGTCATCGGCTCTTGAAAGATCATGCCGATTTCTGCGCCGCGGATTTTCGTCAGCTCGGCTTCGTTCGCAGCAGCCAGATCAATGATGGTACCATCGGCACGGGTTAGCTTGATCCTTCCATCAATGATGCGACCTCCACCGAAATCCACGAGACGATTGATCGACAAAGCCGTTACAGATTTACCGGAACCGCTTTCGCCCACAATCGCCAGCGTTTCTCCGGCAGCGAGGTCGAAATTCACACCGCGTACAATCTCGTTGGCTTCGGGATTGCGGCCGAACCCGACACGAAGATTCGAGACGGACAGAAGCTTGCTCATGCGGCAACCCTCCGCATTCTCGGATCGAGAATGTCGCGCAGGGCGTCACCCAGAAGGTTGAAGCCAAGAATACCGATCATGATCGCCAGTCCCGGAAATGCCAGCAGCCATGGGGCGGTTTCCATGAGATTGCGCGCATCTGCCAGCATGAGACCAAGCGACGAAGCAGGTGGCTGCGTACCAAGTCCGAGGAAGCTCAAGCCCGCCTCTGTCAGCAGCGACCAGGCCAGCGCCAAGGTGATCTGCACGGTTAGGGGCGCAACCAGATTAAGCAGCAGATGGCGCGATAGGATATAACGGTTGCTGCTGTGAAACGTACGGGCAGCATCAACAAATTCACGCATTTTGATCGACAATGCCGGACCGCGCACAACCCGCGTGAAAATTGGAGTATAGACGATGGCAATGGCAGCAATACTCGTTCCTGTTCCCGGCCCGACAACTGCAATGATGAGAAGCGCAAGCAAAATTGCCGGGAATGCCAGAAGCACGTCCATCATACGCATGACGGTGCCGTCCCACCAGCGCCCGAACCAGGCCGCAGTCAATCCAAGAACAGTGCCAGCAAAAGCAGCAATTCCGACCGCAGAAAAGCCGACGACGAAGGATTGTGCGATGCCAGCCATCAGGCGGCTCGTTACATCGCGTCCGAAGAGATCCGTTCCCATCCAGTGGGCCGCACTTGGAGGGCGTAACCTGTCTATACGGTACTGCATCAACGGGTCATGCGGCGTGAAACCAAAATAGCCAAGGCAAGCTACAATCAGATAGACCAGCACAATGAGGCCGCCAATGCGGCCACTCGGATGAGCAAGAACGGACCGCACTATCTGCATCAGTTCTCTCCCAGACGAATGCGCGGATCGAGCGTGACGTAGAGGAGGTCAACCAGCAGATTAACGATCATGAAGTTGAAGGCGATGAAGAGAATACTGCCCTGCACCAATGCATAGTCGCGCTGCAAAATGGCATCAAGCACCATACGTCCCACCCCCGGCAAAGCATAAATCTGCTCAACCAGCACGGCCCCGCCCAGAAGATAACCAAATTCCACGCCGCTCAACGTCACGACCGGGATAAGTGCATTGGGCAACGCATGCCGCCAGATGACAGCGCGGGCCGAAGCACCTTTGCTGCGGGCTGTGCGAACATAATCATCGCTGAGAACATCCAGCATTGCCGAACGTGATATGCGTGTGACCGACGCCGCAAATGCGAAGCCGAGCGTTACGGCGGGCAAGATCATCTGCAAAAAATTCTGCCACGGATTTACCCATAGCGGCGTGAACTCGCCCATGGCGGGCAATACGCCGAAGCCTGCCGAAAGAATATAAATAAACAGGAGACCGAGAACGAAGCTTGGAGTGGACTGGCCAATCATCGCAAAAATACGGACCGCGAGATCGGACATTTTCTCATTGCGCGTGGCCGCATAAACCCCAGCTGGAAGGCCAACGAGCAAAGCAATGATCATCGACATCAATGCCAGTTGTAGCGTCAGCGGAAAGCGCTCCAGAATAATTGTCAGAACCGGCTTTCCGAATGTGACAGACACTCCCAGATTACCCTGCAACACATCACCGAGCCAGCGCCAGTACTGTGTAGTCCAGCTTTGATCGATGCCGAAATATTGCGCCAGTGATTGCCGTTGTTCGGGGGTCAGCAATCCAGCCTCCGTTCCGAGCATAGCCGTGATGGAATCGCCCGGGACCATGCGGATCGAAACGAAGACAAGGATCGACACCCCCAGCATGACCAGGGGAAATGTCAGCAGCCGACGTGTCAGATAATTCATGTCAGATTACTCACGGCCTGCCATTAAGGAAGGCAACTGAAAGCCACGCCTTCCTGATGAAAGCGTGGCGGATTTCATGACATCACTGCCCAATCTGCAGCTTGGTTACGCCGAATAGCGAACCGGTGGCGCGAGGCTCAAAACCGGTAACGTTCTTCTGGTGAGCGACATAGTTGTTGGCCGTATAAAGCCAAACCCACGGAGAAACTTCCGTAATGTGCTTTTCGAAATCGGCAAAGATGACCTTGCGTTTTTCAGGATCGGTCTCAGCTCGTCCCTTTTGCATCAGATCATCGA
This genomic interval carries:
- a CDS encoding anhydro-N-acetylmuramic acid kinase is translated as MQPIWAVGLMTGTVLDGNIDVALLRTDGETIAEFGAYALKPYPRWIRDLLEQAQAEARIWNFEGPEPAVFAEAEEALTRAQSVAVRELVEENGLSMADIGVVGFHGQTVLHRAPHAGKLGDTRQLGDGGLMSELLGTRVAYDFRTADIRAGGQGAPLAAVYHAALLRSADASGNTAILNLGGVGNITWWDGGDALVAFDTGPANAPINDFMKKRGLGEMDRDGALAAKGKVDEMRLAELLKHPYLTAPYPKSLDRFDFTEAMADGLGEEDGAATLTAFTTSAVGKALDILPRRPKRLAVSGGGRRNPTMMGMLVERAKVELVPVEKLGWRGDAVEAECFAFLAVRVLRGLPISFPSTTGVPEPMAGGQLAG
- a CDS encoding serine hydrolase domain-containing protein, which translates into the protein MAELSVRHPVDTAFTARFEKAFRLLTEACDSGRIPGGVFGMVDLSGNRAVRATGYAQVIPTRRAMTTDTWFDLASLTKVIFTTPRILALAEEGTIDLDAPLISLLPDLRQYDNDAWEREVTFRECLGHQTPFPSVEPIYTYGRDPELLRAFILQREWQKSTPVYSDINFILLGFAMERLYGKTIREMDPGNGFAFSAEPETSAATEDCTWRNRVLCGEVHDDNCSALQGAAHAGLFGTAASILDFAIGLLDGSGASQNVISLMRQPLSATRTHGWERPYQGWSGGNFNSTDTIGHTGFTGTGLWIDFEAGRAWTLLTNRIHPTRHSDSGILALRQGVGDAISLG
- a CDS encoding ABC transporter ATP-binding protein — encoded protein: MSKLLSVSNLRVGFGRNPEANEIVRGVNFDLAAGETLAIVGESGSGKSVTALSINRLVDFGGGRIIDGRIKLTRADGTIIDLAAANEAELTKIRGAEIGMIFQEPMTSLNPVLTIGTQIEESFRLHRGLTRRQAASAARDALDRVRIPDAARRLKYCPNQLSGGMLQRVMIATALACNPRLMIADEPTTALDVTVQAQIMALLAELKRETGMAMIFITHDIGLVAGMADKVMVMQHGEAVEQGELSAVLDRPQHPYTQHLLKAVPHFESGNAVRTDNARTAEPGAKPILAVEGLTVRFPVKGGFLGRKIGAVHAVESVDFDLVPGETLAVVGESGSGKSTTARAILGLVKASRGKLEVGVEGTMDARNSSSVQMVFQNPYASLNPRLRIDSILAEPVIAVGGRDGVETRQKMLHLLDRVGLPANSLERYPHEFSGGQRQRLCIARALMLNPSVLVLDEAVSALDVSVQAKVLELLIDLQKERGLAYLFVSHDMAVVERIAHRIAVVYAGQIVEIGDAASILSAPKHSYTKRLISAVPSIDRRNEHFTLDTRQVPSLVRPLGYEPMPAHWQTYGRDHMARTEA
- a CDS encoding ABC transporter permease: MQIVRSVLAHPSGRIGGLIVLVYLIVACLGYFGFTPHDPLMQYRIDRLRPPSAAHWMGTDLFGRDVTSRLMAGIAQSFVVGFSAVGIAAFAGTVLGLTAAWFGRWWDGTVMRMMDVLLAFPAILLALLIIAVVGPGTGTSIAAIAIVYTPIFTRVVRGPALSIKMREFVDAARTFHSSNRYILSRHLLLNLVAPLTVQITLALAWSLLTEAGLSFLGLGTQPPASSLGLMLADARNLMETAPWLLAFPGLAIMIGILGFNLLGDALRDILDPRMRRVAA
- a CDS encoding ABC transporter permease, yielding MNYLTRRLLTFPLVMLGVSILVFVSIRMVPGDSITAMLGTEAGLLTPEQRQSLAQYFGIDQSWTTQYWRWLGDVLQGNLGVSVTFGKPVLTIILERFPLTLQLALMSMIIALLVGLPAGVYAATRNEKMSDLAVRIFAMIGQSTPSFVLGLLFIYILSAGFGVLPAMGEFTPLWVNPWQNFLQMILPAVTLGFAFAASVTRISRSAMLDVLSDDYVRTARSKGASARAVIWRHALPNALIPVVTLSGVEFGYLLGGAVLVEQIYALPGVGRMVLDAILQRDYALVQGSILFIAFNFMIVNLLVDLLYVTLDPRIRLGEN